A single genomic interval of Plantibacter sp. Leaf314 harbors:
- a CDS encoding DUF4190 domain-containing protein has protein sequence MDEQQHPEGRPAHQDGGPGPQQPQQQSGLPEHGGQPAQGYQYPPAQQQQPYQQPAQQPSQPQPPYHQASPQQQWPQTDQQGYGAPPATDWRAGAPAAPSGRPAQQSAPSAWQGEQSTYLQTVPTAVYQAPSQGGYAAYQQPPASAGASDATTSTTRSTWSLISGIVGLVVSVFVGWGFPLSIVAIVLGFGARRREPGARGRALTGLVTGFVGLACSIGWLAYSVVVIIGYVST, from the coding sequence ATGGACGAGCAACAGCACCCCGAGGGACGGCCCGCGCACCAGGACGGCGGGCCGGGACCGCAGCAGCCGCAGCAGCAGTCCGGTCTGCCGGAGCACGGCGGTCAGCCGGCGCAGGGGTATCAGTACCCGCCGGCTCAGCAGCAGCAGCCCTACCAGCAGCCCGCACAACAGCCCTCGCAGCCGCAGCCGCCCTACCACCAGGCCTCACCGCAGCAGCAGTGGCCTCAGACCGACCAGCAGGGGTACGGCGCGCCGCCGGCCACCGACTGGCGCGCCGGCGCACCCGCCGCTCCATCGGGCCGACCGGCTCAGCAGTCGGCTCCGTCCGCTTGGCAGGGCGAGCAGTCGACGTACCTCCAGACCGTGCCGACGGCCGTGTACCAGGCTCCGAGCCAGGGTGGATATGCCGCGTACCAGCAGCCGCCCGCATCGGCGGGCGCATCGGACGCCACCACGTCCACGACCCGCAGCACCTGGTCGCTCATCAGCGGGATCGTCGGGCTCGTCGTGTCGGTCTTCGTCGGTTGGGGCTTCCCGCTGTCGATCGTCGCGATCGTCCTCGGGTTCGGAGCACGCCGCCGCGAACCGGGGGCTCGCGGTCGCGCGCTGACCGGGCTCGTGACCGGCTTCGTCGGCCTCGCCTGTTCGATCGGCTGGCTGGCCTACAGCGTCGTCGTCATCATCGGATACGTCTCGACCTAG
- the tsaD gene encoding tRNA (adenosine(37)-N6)-threonylcarbamoyltransferase complex transferase subunit TsaD, whose amino-acid sequence MNRDEPLVLGIETSCDETGIGIVRGHRLLANTIASSMDEHARYGGVVPEVAARAHLEALQPTLMTALAEAGVTLADLDAVAVTSGPGLSGALMVGVGAAKALAVSLGRPLYAVNHLVGHVGADVLDSEDGLIEYPTIALLVSGGHTSLLLVQDLVSDVELLGETIDDAAGEAFDKVARILGLPYPGGPQIDRAAVGGDPKAIRFPRGLSLPKDMERHRYDFSFSGLKTAVARWVEAKQDAGEPVPVADVAASFREAVVDVLVSKAVKACTELGVPRLLLGGGVIANARLREVAAERTAAAGIELRIPPLQLCTDNGAMIAALASQLISAGREPSSLDFGADSTLPVTEIQVH is encoded by the coding sequence ATGAACCGCGACGAACCGCTCGTCCTCGGCATCGAGACGAGTTGCGACGAGACCGGCATCGGTATCGTCCGCGGACACCGACTCCTCGCCAACACCATCGCGTCCAGCATGGACGAGCACGCCAGATACGGCGGAGTCGTCCCCGAGGTGGCTGCGCGAGCACACCTCGAGGCGCTCCAGCCCACCCTCATGACGGCGCTCGCCGAAGCCGGCGTCACGCTGGCGGATCTCGACGCCGTCGCCGTGACGAGCGGTCCGGGGCTGTCCGGCGCACTGATGGTCGGTGTCGGAGCGGCGAAGGCGCTCGCCGTCTCCCTCGGCAGGCCGCTGTATGCGGTCAACCATCTCGTCGGACATGTCGGCGCCGACGTGCTCGATTCCGAGGACGGCCTGATCGAATACCCGACCATCGCGCTGCTCGTGTCGGGTGGACACACCTCGCTCCTCCTCGTCCAGGACCTCGTCTCGGACGTCGAACTCCTCGGCGAGACCATCGACGACGCGGCGGGCGAAGCGTTCGACAAGGTCGCGCGCATCCTCGGTCTGCCCTACCCGGGCGGCCCCCAGATCGACCGGGCGGCGGTCGGCGGCGACCCGAAGGCGATCCGCTTCCCCCGAGGGCTCAGCCTGCCGAAGGACATGGAGCGTCACCGCTACGACTTCTCCTTCTCCGGGCTGAAGACCGCGGTCGCCAGATGGGTCGAGGCCAAGCAGGACGCCGGAGAGCCGGTGCCGGTCGCCGACGTCGCGGCGAGCTTCCGCGAGGCCGTCGTCGACGTGCTCGTCTCGAAGGCGGTCAAGGCGTGCACCGAGCTCGGTGTGCCACGCCTCCTGCTCGGCGGTGGCGTGATCGCGAACGCCCGCCTCCGCGAGGTCGCCGCCGAACGCACGGCGGCAGCGGGCATCGAACTCCGCATCCCGCCGCTCCAGTTGTGCACCGACAACGGGGCGATGATCGCGGCGCTCGCGTCGCAGCTCATCTCCGCCGGACGCGAGCCCTCCTCGCTCGACTTCGGCGCCGACTCGACCCTGCCGGTCACGGAGATCCAGGTCCACTAG
- the rimI gene encoding ribosomal protein S18-alanine N-acetyltransferase, translated as MTWFLRRAGVADLDAIMELERTVFLNDAWSTEMMRAELASLHGHYLVATEVDAEDAPLAGYAGLFAPSRSDDADIQTIAVAGHARGGGLGRLLMQALIEQARQQYVSQVFLEVRADNPIAIALYRSLGFEELGVRPGYYQPDDVDAIVMRLTVQARPPMPTHGQPPLEQADHHPGSIA; from the coding sequence ATGACCTGGTTCCTGCGCCGGGCCGGCGTCGCGGACCTCGACGCGATCATGGAGCTCGAGCGCACCGTGTTCCTCAACGACGCGTGGTCGACGGAGATGATGCGCGCCGAACTCGCCTCGCTGCACGGCCACTACCTCGTCGCGACCGAGGTCGACGCCGAGGACGCCCCACTGGCCGGCTACGCCGGGCTCTTCGCACCCTCGCGCTCCGACGACGCCGACATCCAGACCATCGCCGTCGCCGGCCACGCCAGAGGCGGTGGGCTCGGGCGTCTGCTCATGCAGGCGCTCATCGAGCAGGCGAGACAGCAGTACGTGTCGCAGGTGTTCCTGGAGGTCAGGGCCGACAACCCCATCGCGATCGCGCTGTACCGGAGCCTCGGCTTCGAGGAGCTCGGGGTGCGACCCGGCTACTACCAACCGGACGACGTCGACGCCATCGTCATGCGCCTCACCGTCCAGGCGCGGCCACCGATGCCCACGCACGGGCAGCCTCCGCTCGAGCAGGCCGACCACCACCCCGGGAGCATCGCATGA
- the tsaB gene encoding tRNA (adenosine(37)-N6)-threonylcarbamoyltransferase complex dimerization subunit type 1 TsaB, translated as MLLAIDTSAGSSVAVVSLDGVILAERSSDDPMRHAEVIGTLIAGSLDEAGVAVADLTGVVAGMGPGPFTGLRIGIAAARSFGVGAGLPVHPVVSHDGIALDAYGTGRAAPDAGLLVVTDARRRERYWSAYAGLDANGLPVRAQGPALAKPEDLPSTEAVRFDAVVVPAGALGRIAALLLASDGAFAGEEPLYLRSPDVTMSTGAKRVTA; from the coding sequence GTGCTGTTGGCGATCGATACATCCGCGGGCTCGAGCGTCGCCGTCGTCTCCCTGGACGGCGTGATCCTCGCCGAACGGTCGTCCGACGACCCGATGCGCCACGCCGAGGTGATCGGCACGCTCATCGCCGGCTCGCTCGACGAGGCGGGGGTCGCCGTCGCCGACCTCACCGGGGTCGTCGCCGGCATGGGCCCCGGGCCCTTCACCGGACTCCGGATCGGGATCGCGGCCGCACGCAGCTTCGGTGTCGGGGCCGGCCTCCCGGTCCACCCCGTCGTGAGCCACGACGGCATCGCGCTCGACGCGTACGGCACCGGCCGGGCCGCGCCGGACGCCGGGCTCCTGGTCGTCACCGACGCCCGGCGGCGCGAGCGCTACTGGTCGGCCTACGCGGGGCTCGACGCGAACGGTCTCCCCGTCCGAGCCCAGGGTCCCGCCCTGGCGAAACCGGAGGATCTGCCGAGCACGGAGGCCGTCCGTTTCGACGCGGTCGTCGTCCCTGCCGGTGCCCTGGGCCGGATTGCGGCACTGCTCCTCGCCTCCGACGGAGCGTTCGCGGGGGAGGAGCCCCTCTACCTGCGCTCGCCCGACGTCACGATGTCCACCGGTGCCAAGCGGGTGACGGCATGA
- the tsaE gene encoding tRNA (adenosine(37)-N6)-threonylcarbamoyltransferase complex ATPase subunit type 1 TsaE, whose protein sequence is MTDQVLTPGTVDVATPEEMHAYGVRLGAGLRAGQLLVLTGPLGAGKTTLTRGIGEGLGVRGPVTSPTFVLARTHPSLIGGPPLVHVDAYRLGSALELDDLDIDFARSVVVVEWGAGLLDGVVPEWFELVIERPTGAGDAPTTSDAGEEPIERRTLTLSRHPATDPG, encoded by the coding sequence ATGACGGATCAGGTCCTCACCCCGGGCACGGTCGACGTGGCGACGCCGGAGGAGATGCACGCGTACGGCGTCCGGCTCGGCGCCGGACTGCGCGCCGGCCAGCTGCTCGTGCTGACGGGGCCGCTCGGGGCTGGCAAGACGACCCTCACACGCGGGATCGGGGAGGGGCTCGGGGTGCGTGGTCCGGTCACCAGCCCGACCTTCGTCCTGGCGCGCACCCACCCGAGTCTCATCGGCGGTCCGCCCCTCGTGCACGTGGACGCGTACCGGCTCGGCTCGGCGCTCGAGCTCGACGACCTCGACATCGACTTCGCCCGATCCGTCGTCGTGGTCGAGTGGGGCGCCGGACTCCTCGACGGCGTCGTGCCCGAATGGTTCGAGCTCGTGATCGAGCGGCCGACGGGTGCCGGCGATGCGCCGACCACGAGCGACGCCGGTGAGGAACCGATCGAGCGGCGGACGCTCACCCTCTCGCGGCACCCCGCCACCGACCCCGGGTAG
- the alr gene encoding alanine racemase, with protein MPSGSDTRPTREAIIDLEALQHNVRRLREITGVSELIVVVKADAYGHGAAAIARAAVEAGADRLGVADIREGVALRAAGVTAPVLAWLHGPDADFGAALDAGIELGLSSVAQLDRVIDAAKEHGSGVPVVQFKLETGLSRNGAAEADWPELFQAAAAAERSGVVRIDGLFSHVSNTSSADDAAAAVRFERGVALATAAGLTPRSLHLAASAAALGEPSLRYDAVRLGIAAYGLSPFEPTEDTARSAGAFGLRPVMTLRASVAAVRRVEPGTGVSYDYSYRAESSTTLALVPLGYADGVPRSASNAGPVVINGRRYRVSGRIAMDQFVVDVGDDPVAVGDDAVLFGDPATGAPRVEEWAEAAGTINYELVTRIGPRVVRTPRERA; from the coding sequence ATGCCGAGCGGTTCCGACACGCGTCCGACGCGCGAGGCGATCATCGACCTCGAGGCGCTCCAGCACAACGTCCGTCGTCTGCGCGAGATCACCGGCGTCTCCGAACTCATCGTCGTCGTCAAGGCGGACGCCTACGGGCACGGAGCCGCGGCGATCGCCCGGGCGGCCGTCGAGGCCGGTGCCGACCGGCTCGGCGTCGCCGACATCCGCGAGGGGGTCGCGCTCCGCGCGGCAGGGGTCACCGCACCCGTCCTGGCCTGGTTGCACGGACCGGACGCCGATTTCGGTGCAGCGCTCGACGCCGGGATCGAGCTCGGTCTGTCGTCGGTGGCGCAGCTCGACCGCGTGATCGACGCGGCCAAGGAACACGGATCCGGGGTGCCCGTCGTCCAGTTCAAGCTCGAGACCGGCCTCAGCCGGAACGGGGCGGCCGAGGCCGACTGGCCGGAGCTGTTCCAGGCCGCCGCGGCAGCCGAGCGCTCCGGTGTCGTCCGGATCGACGGTCTGTTCTCGCATGTGTCGAACACCTCGAGTGCGGACGACGCCGCCGCCGCCGTGCGGTTCGAGCGCGGTGTCGCCCTCGCCACCGCCGCCGGGCTCACGCCACGGAGTCTCCACCTGGCCGCCTCCGCGGCCGCCCTCGGCGAACCGTCACTCCGGTACGACGCCGTGCGTCTCGGGATCGCCGCCTACGGGCTGTCGCCCTTCGAACCCACCGAGGACACCGCGCGCTCGGCGGGCGCCTTCGGTCTCCGCCCCGTCATGACGCTCCGGGCGTCCGTCGCCGCCGTGCGCCGGGTCGAGCCCGGTACCGGCGTGTCCTACGACTACAGCTACCGGGCGGAGTCCTCGACGACGCTCGCCCTCGTCCCGCTGGGCTACGCCGACGGGGTGCCCCGCAGCGCCTCGAACGCCGGCCCCGTCGTGATCAACGGCCGCCGCTACCGGGTCTCCGGCCGGATCGCCATGGACCAGTTCGTCGTCGACGTGGGAGACGATCCGGTCGCGGTGGGTGACGACGCCGTCCTCTTCGGCGACCCGGCGACCGGCGCGCCCCGCGTCGAGGAGTGGGCTGAGGCCGCCGGGACGATCAACTATGAACTCGTCACCAGGATCGGGCCACGAGTGGTGCGGACGCCGAGGGAGCGGGCATGA
- a CDS encoding holo-ACP synthase — protein MIIGIGVDLVDLARFERAVTRTPNLLARLFVPAERELPLRSLAGRFAAKEALIKALGSSDGIRWQEMAIVNGPEGKPDFELSGVTAGVVAERGITNLHLSMTHDAGVAVAFVVAEREG, from the coding sequence ATGATCATCGGTATCGGGGTGGACCTCGTGGACCTCGCGAGGTTCGAGCGGGCCGTGACCCGGACCCCGAACCTCCTCGCCCGACTCTTCGTGCCCGCCGAGCGGGAGTTGCCGTTGCGATCGCTCGCGGGCCGCTTCGCCGCGAAGGAGGCGCTCATCAAGGCGCTGGGCTCCTCCGATGGGATCCGTTGGCAGGAGATGGCGATCGTGAACGGTCCGGAGGGGAAGCCCGACTTCGAGCTGTCCGGGGTCACGGCAGGGGTCGTCGCCGAGCGCGGCATCACCAACCTGCACCTCAGCATGACCCACGACGCCGGGGTGGCCGTCGCCTTCGTCGTCGCCGAGCGGGAGGGCTGA
- the glmS gene encoding glutamine--fructose-6-phosphate transaminase (isomerizing) gives MCGIVGYVGNDKTVDVLMGGLKRLEYRGYDSAGIAVLDATGSMNTRKRAGKLAVLTEDLAANPIAPGTTGIGHTRWATHGGPTDRNAHPHLGDEGRLALIHNGIIENFAELRAELLADGFTFESDTDTEIAAVLIGREYRSTGDLTEAFRRVVARLDGAFTLLAMHQELPGVVIGARRNSPLVIGLGDGENFLGSDVAAFVQYTQRAVAIGQDQMVVITPDDVTVTDFSGNHVVTEPFEIQWDASAADKGGWSSFMAKEISEEPDAVANTIRGRVEGGQVVIPELAGLDELFLDINRIVIIACGTAAYAGTVGSYAIERWAGIPVTVELSHEFRYRDPVIDARTLVISVSQSGETMDTLMAVRFASESGAKTLSICNTQGATIARESDAVVYTHAGPEVAVASTKAFTAQITALYLFGLHLSRVRGTQTPEFLAAQVEELQAVPDKIASILGASEKIAQLAHWMADSRAVLFLGRHVGYPIALEGALKLKELAYIHAEGFAGGELKHGPIALIEPGQPVFVVVPSPRGSAILHPKVVSTIEEIRARGARVIAIAEQGDAAVLPSADEVIPIPLAGPLFEPLLAVIPLHIFAMELATAKGLDVDQPRNLAKSVTVE, from the coding sequence ATGTGTGGAATCGTGGGGTACGTCGGGAACGACAAGACGGTCGACGTCCTGATGGGCGGATTGAAGCGGCTCGAGTACCGGGGGTACGACTCCGCCGGGATCGCCGTCCTCGACGCGACGGGTTCGATGAACACGCGCAAGCGTGCCGGGAAGCTCGCCGTCCTCACCGAGGACCTCGCCGCGAACCCGATCGCCCCCGGGACGACCGGCATCGGCCACACCCGCTGGGCCACGCACGGCGGACCGACCGACCGCAACGCGCACCCGCACCTCGGCGACGAGGGGCGCCTCGCGCTCATCCACAACGGCATCATCGAGAACTTCGCCGAGTTGCGTGCCGAACTCCTCGCCGACGGGTTCACCTTCGAGAGCGACACCGACACGGAGATCGCCGCGGTCCTCATCGGCCGTGAGTACCGGTCGACGGGCGACCTCACCGAGGCCTTCCGCCGCGTCGTCGCCCGGCTCGACGGGGCCTTCACCCTGCTCGCGATGCACCAGGAGCTGCCCGGCGTCGTGATCGGAGCGCGCCGGAACTCGCCGCTCGTCATCGGCCTCGGCGACGGCGAGAACTTCCTCGGATCCGACGTGGCCGCCTTCGTGCAGTACACGCAGCGCGCGGTCGCGATCGGCCAGGACCAGATGGTCGTCATCACCCCGGACGACGTCACGGTCACCGACTTCTCCGGCAACCACGTCGTGACCGAGCCGTTCGAGATCCAGTGGGACGCGTCCGCGGCCGACAAGGGGGGCTGGTCGAGCTTCATGGCGAAGGAGATCAGCGAGGAGCCCGACGCCGTCGCCAACACGATCCGCGGACGGGTCGAGGGCGGACAGGTCGTCATCCCGGAACTCGCCGGCCTCGACGAGCTCTTCCTCGACATCAACCGCATCGTGATCATCGCCTGTGGCACGGCCGCGTACGCCGGAACCGTCGGCAGCTACGCGATCGAGCGGTGGGCGGGCATCCCGGTCACGGTGGAGCTCAGCCACGAGTTCCGCTACCGCGACCCGGTGATCGACGCCCGCACCCTCGTCATCTCGGTGAGCCAGTCGGGCGAGACGATGGACACGCTCATGGCGGTCCGTTTCGCGAGCGAGTCCGGCGCGAAGACCCTGTCGATCTGCAACACCCAGGGCGCGACGATCGCCCGCGAGTCCGACGCCGTCGTGTACACGCACGCCGGGCCGGAGGTCGCGGTCGCGTCGACGAAGGCGTTCACCGCGCAGATCACGGCGCTCTACCTGTTCGGCCTGCACCTGTCCCGCGTCCGCGGCACGCAGACGCCGGAGTTCCTGGCGGCGCAGGTCGAGGAGCTGCAGGCCGTCCCGGACAAGATCGCCAGCATCCTCGGCGCATCCGAGAAGATCGCTCAGCTCGCGCACTGGATGGCCGATTCCCGAGCGGTGCTCTTCCTCGGCCGGCACGTCGGATACCCGATCGCCCTCGAGGGTGCGTTGAAGCTCAAGGAACTCGCCTACATCCATGCCGAAGGGTTCGCCGGTGGCGAGCTCAAGCACGGACCGATCGCCCTCATCGAGCCGGGCCAGCCCGTCTTCGTGGTCGTGCCGAGCCCGCGGGGTTCCGCGATCCTGCACCCGAAGGTCGTCTCGACCATCGAGGAGATCCGCGCGCGCGGTGCCCGAGTGATCGCGATCGCCGAACAGGGTGACGCAGCGGTCCTGCCCTCGGCGGACGAGGTCATCCCGATCCCGCTCGCCGGTCCGCTCTTCGAGCCGCTCCTCGCGGTCATCCCGCTCCACATCTTCGCGATGGAGCTCGCGACGGCGAAGGGTCTGGACGTCGACCAGCCCCGCAACCTGGCGAAGTCCGTCACCGTCGAGTAG
- the coaA gene encoding type I pantothenate kinase has product MTSTTSGASGQPTPYVEIDRAEWARLAPETSTPLSETEVVQIRGLGDRLDMREVEEVYVPLSRLLSLYAKGTQDLGRATSRFLGDQALRTPFVIGVAGSVAVGKSTIARLLRELLSRWPDTPHVELVTTDGFLYPNEELQRRGIMDRKGFPESYDRRALLRFITAVKSGAAEVRAPFYSHLRYDIIPTAQVVVRRPDVLIVEGLNVLQPAATASGLAISDLFDFSIYVDARTRDIESWYVDRFMALKRGAFSNPNSFFNVFAELSDEEAADQARGFWRSINEPNLVDNIRPTRSRAKLVLRKDSDHTVSSVLLRKL; this is encoded by the coding sequence ATGACTTCGACGACGAGTGGGGCCTCCGGGCAGCCGACGCCCTACGTGGAGATCGACCGCGCCGAGTGGGCGCGACTCGCTCCGGAGACGTCCACGCCGCTCAGCGAGACCGAGGTCGTGCAGATCCGCGGCCTCGGCGACCGCCTCGACATGCGGGAGGTCGAGGAGGTCTACGTACCGCTCAGCCGGCTGCTCAGCCTGTACGCGAAGGGGACGCAGGACCTCGGACGGGCGACGAGTCGGTTCCTCGGTGATCAGGCCCTCCGCACCCCGTTCGTCATCGGGGTCGCGGGCTCGGTGGCCGTCGGCAAGTCGACGATCGCCCGACTGCTGCGGGAGCTGCTCTCGCGCTGGCCGGACACCCCGCACGTCGAACTCGTGACGACTGACGGGTTCCTGTACCCGAACGAGGAGCTGCAGCGACGCGGCATCATGGATCGCAAGGGCTTCCCGGAGTCCTACGACCGCCGGGCCCTCCTGCGGTTCATCACGGCGGTGAAGAGTGGGGCCGCCGAGGTGCGCGCGCCGTTCTACTCGCATCTCCGTTACGACATCATCCCGACGGCGCAGGTGGTCGTGCGGCGTCCCGACGTCCTGATCGTCGAGGGGCTGAACGTCCTGCAACCGGCCGCGACCGCGAGCGGCCTCGCGATCAGCGACCTCTTCGACTTCAGCATCTACGTCGACGCCAGGACACGCGACATCGAGTCCTGGTACGTCGACCGGTTCATGGCGTTGAAGCGCGGCGCGTTCTCCAACCCGAACTCCTTCTTCAACGTCTTCGCCGAGCTCTCCGATGAGGAGGCCGCCGATCAGGCGCGCGGATTCTGGCGGTCGATCAACGAGCCGAACCTCGTCGACAACATCCGCCCGACCCGCTCCCGGGCGAAGCTCGTCCTGCGGAAGGACTCGGACCACACCGTGTCCTCGGTGCTGCTCCGCAAGCTCTGA
- the glmM gene encoding phosphoglucosamine mutase — protein sequence MPQLFGTDGVRGLANADLTADLALGLAQATAVVLGQGRSAEARRAAGKRPVAVLARDPRISGEFLSAAVAAGLASSGVDVLEAGVLPTPATAFLIADIDADFGVMISASHNPAPDNGIKIFARGGTKLPDAVERRIEEYLDRPKLSPTGADVGRIVRFADAEDRYVVHLLGSLPNRLDGIHVVLDCAHGAAAGVSPETFRDAGARVTIIGNDPDGMNINDGVGSTHLDLLSRAVLEHGADLGIAHDGDADRCLAVDADGKIVDGDQIMAILAVSMQERGKLKDDTLVATVMSNLGLHVAMREHGITVVQTGVGDRYVLEAMNEHAYSLGGEQSGHVIMADYATTGDGILTGLHIVAEMARTGKTLAQLAEVMQVYPQILVNVTGVDRNRLVGDEVVDAAVRDAEAELGDEGRVLLRPSGTEPLVRVMVEAADQPTADRLAHRLADVVRERLAI from the coding sequence ATGCCTCAGCTGTTTGGTACCGACGGTGTTCGCGGTCTCGCGAACGCCGACCTGACGGCAGACCTCGCTCTCGGCCTTGCCCAAGCCACCGCAGTGGTGCTTGGGCAAGGCCGTAGTGCTGAGGCCCGCCGTGCCGCCGGGAAGCGCCCGGTCGCCGTGCTCGCACGCGACCCCCGCATCTCCGGCGAGTTCCTGTCCGCCGCCGTCGCGGCGGGCCTGGCGTCCTCGGGCGTCGACGTGCTCGAGGCAGGCGTCCTGCCGACGCCCGCGACGGCGTTCCTCATCGCCGACATCGACGCCGACTTCGGCGTGATGATCTCCGCCTCGCACAACCCCGCGCCCGACAACGGCATCAAGATCTTCGCCCGTGGTGGCACCAAGCTCCCCGACGCCGTGGAGCGCCGGATCGAGGAGTACCTCGACCGCCCCAAGCTCAGCCCGACCGGTGCCGACGTCGGTCGCATCGTCCGGTTCGCCGACGCCGAGGACCGCTACGTCGTCCACCTGCTCGGCAGCCTCCCCAACCGCCTGGACGGCATCCACGTCGTCCTGGACTGCGCGCACGGCGCTGCCGCCGGCGTGTCACCGGAGACCTTCCGTGATGCCGGCGCGCGGGTCACGATCATCGGCAACGACCCTGATGGCATGAACATCAACGACGGGGTCGGCTCGACGCACCTCGACCTCCTGTCACGGGCGGTCCTCGAGCACGGCGCCGATCTGGGCATCGCGCACGACGGCGACGCGGACCGGTGCCTGGCGGTCGACGCCGACGGCAAGATCGTCGACGGCGACCAGATCATGGCGATCCTCGCGGTCTCGATGCAGGAGCGCGGCAAGCTCAAGGACGACACGCTCGTCGCGACCGTCATGAGCAACCTCGGATTGCACGTGGCCATGCGGGAGCACGGCATCACGGTCGTGCAGACCGGTGTGGGCGACCGCTACGTCCTCGAGGCGATGAACGAGCACGCCTACTCGCTGGGCGGTGAGCAGTCGGGCCACGTCATTATGGCCGACTACGCGACCACCGGCGACGGCATCCTCACGGGCCTGCACATCGTGGCCGAGATGGCGCGCACCGGCAAGACCCTCGCCCAGCTCGCCGAGGTCATGCAGGTGTACCCGCAGATCCTCGTCAACGTCACGGGCGTCGACCGCAACCGACTCGTCGGCGACGAGGTCGTCGACGCCGCGGTCCGCGACGCGGAGGCCGAGCTCGGCGACGAGGGCCGTGTGCTCCTGCGTCCGTCGGGCACGGAACCGCTCGTCCGGGTCATGGTCGAGGCGGCCGACCAGCCGACGGCGGACCGCTTGGCCCATCGTCTCGCCGACGTCGTCCGCGAACGACTCGCCATCTGA
- the rpsI gene encoding 30S ribosomal protein S9 — protein MANIADSIEETPQSYSTESAPEAAVTAPRAVLSVPGAAVGRRKQAIARVRLVPGSGTITVNGRTLEDYFPNKLHQQLINDPFTVLDLVGGYDVIARISGGGPSGQAGALRLGIARSLNQIDEENNRATLKKAGFLSRDARVKERKKAGLKKARKAPQFSKR, from the coding sequence GTGGCGAACATCGCAGATTCCATCGAAGAGACCCCGCAGAGCTACTCCACCGAGTCGGCTCCTGAAGCAGCTGTCACCGCGCCTCGCGCCGTGCTGAGCGTCCCCGGCGCAGCCGTCGGTCGTCGCAAGCAGGCCATCGCCCGCGTGCGCCTCGTCCCCGGCAGCGGCACCATCACGGTCAACGGCCGGACGCTCGAGGACTACTTCCCGAACAAGCTGCACCAGCAGCTCATCAACGACCCGTTCACCGTCCTCGACCTGGTCGGCGGCTACGACGTCATCGCACGCATCTCCGGTGGTGGCCCCTCGGGCCAGGCCGGTGCGCTGCGTCTCGGCATCGCGCGCTCGCTCAACCAGATCGACGAGGAGAACAACCGCGCCACGCTGAAGAAGGCCGGCTTCCTCTCCCGCGACGCTCGCGTCAAGGAGCGTAAGAAGGCCGGACTCAAGAAGGCCCGTAAGGCTCCGCAGTTCTCGAAGCGCTAA
- the rplM gene encoding 50S ribosomal protein L13: MTRTYSPKASEITHDWVVIDATDVVLGRLASHAAALLRGKHKATFSPHMDGGDFVIIVNADKVALTGAKLLQKKAYRHSGYPGGLSAVTYAELLEKNPIRAVEKAIRGMLPKNSLGRDQLKKLKVYTGSEHPHAAQQPKPFTLDQVAQ; the protein is encoded by the coding sequence GTGACGCGCACGTATTCCCCGAAGGCCAGTGAGATCACGCACGACTGGGTCGTCATCGACGCCACCGACGTGGTCCTCGGCCGCCTGGCCAGCCACGCCGCAGCGCTCCTGCGCGGCAAGCACAAGGCGACCTTCTCCCCGCACATGGACGGTGGCGACTTCGTCATCATCGTCAACGCGGACAAGGTGGCCCTCACCGGCGCCAAGCTCCTGCAGAAGAAGGCCTACCGCCACTCCGGTTACCCGGGCGGGCTCTCGGCCGTCACCTACGCCGAGCTCCTCGAGAAGAACCCGATCCGCGCCGTCGAGAAGGCGATCCGCGGCATGCTGCCGAAGAACTCCCTCGGCCGCGACCAGCTGAAGAAGCTCAAGGTCTACACCGGCAGCGAGCACCCTCACGCCGCTCAGCAGCCCAAGCCGTTCACGCTCGACCAGGTCGCCCAGTAA